The DNA region ACATTTGCACATCTATGAAGAGCATTTAGCTATCTTGTTCCTAACTTAATCGCTGATGATATTCTTAGGTAATATATCTAAGAATATGATTCAAAACATTAGTAAAAATACAAGTTTTTTcgggtaaaaaaaaaaaaatacaagtccATATACTTTACTTATCGTGGTCCATTGATTTTTATGAAGGGATAGATTCCAACTAACCTTACTTGATTAAAAAGGAGATGAAGCATTATCCCTCGAAAAAGGGAAAAAGCTATTTGGGTGCATAGAACATCTTACCTCTTTGGGTGCATAGAACATCTTACCTCTTTCCACGCGCAAAGCATCTAATCTTTACTAATCACACCTTTTTCGACCCAATAATCACTAATCAGACAATTGAACATATTGACCACGTCAACATATTTTAATCATAGTATTGATTATCTACCTATATTTTATTAGGAAATGGTGGATGGATGCACCTCaccatatatcatataaattacTTATAATATCTAGAAGAAACATATTCTCCCTCTGTTTccttatatatgatattttagaaaatatatttgttccaatttttatgatattttaaactattaaagcaaaaattaaaatatttcagaataataattaactattttggctattttttgttgtattcaattgtttttgataaaagtaaaattttattaagttgtgtatactaaaacatcatataaaaacagagggagtaataaagATTGAACGATGTTATCTTTTCTGTAAATCatcttaaagaaaaagaatgtacaaaaaaaaaatctgaaaagaGTATGTGGCTTAGTCTTAGAGGAACGTAGAAtacttaaaaatgttaaactatAAATACCCCAACAACTATGACACTCgcataaaataatctaaaagaAAAAGTTGGATAGCGTTGTCAATATAAATTCAACCCAAAGAGTATAATTGGTAAGTCTAAaagtaaaagaaattaaaaaatgaaaaggagaagaaaatatttttaaaaatgtcaaaagaggaaagaaaagaaaactaagaATAAAATCATACAACTCTTATAAAAGCTAAGTAAGTagtgtacttttttttttgaagaagagTAATTAGCGTACTTTTTCTTCGGTAACTCTGCAGAACAAGAAAATGTCTCTAGTCAAATGATTAAATGTTACCGAAGTTTGACTCTAATAAATCGTGTCTACAGTAGTATTTTTTGTCAATCTAACTGATGCCAAAAAAGTAAATAAgttattttctacaaaatttcTGATCTATTCCGTATATAAAATCACTTTtgtataaaatttgtttttatagtaaaacaaaattaatgtaTAAGAAACCTGCCGTCACAAATCACTGTATAATAAGCTActtaaaaaaatggaaacatAGTACCAATTTGGATGTTGTTTATTAATTAATCTGAAAAGTAATCAGTGTttaaagaaagaagagatgaTGGATTGTCTTGTCAAATCTattagaaagagagaaacaactGTAACAGTTTTTAAACGTATATCTCTCtcactaaacaaaaaaaacaaaaacaaaaaaaagaagacgaaAGAGTTCTCTCAAGTCTCTTTCGTATGGCATCGTTTGGATCCCAAGTAACTCTTTAGCTTCAGTTTTTGTATGtgtttcctctctctctctctctcactctgcATTGTTCATTCAGCTGATACTCTTTTTTTAGGGCATATGTTATCTGTGTATAGGTTTCTAGTTTTCTTGGATCCTTAGTGTATCAGATCGGAGATGTCTGATGTTTCCGGTGACGGAGATGTATCGGCGACGGTGACTGAGCAGTCTGCGCAACTTGCAGCGTTGTATCCGTCACTGACGGTGTCGGCCTCTTACAAGGAGAGCGGGGGAGGAAAAAGCTCTTCCAAACGTAGGCCAATCAGGACGAACTTAGACGACGTAGCAGCCGACAATGAGTTCATCACTCAACTCCATGGCTCGGATCCAGTGAAGGTCGAGCTTAATCGACTAGAGAACGAAGTTAGAGGTTCCAAAAAAATGCTTCCTCGATCTACTTGCGTCGAATCgtttctcattttttttctttctttttattattgatgTGTGTTTGTTGCATGGTTTGATTTAATTCTGTTATGTCAGATAAGGATCGAGAGTTAGGGGAAGCACACGCTGAGATCAAAGCGTTAAGGCTGTctgagagacagagagagaaagCTGTTGAAGAGGTTTGCTGTTCTTgtctcattttcttttctttttgtctttcttttttgtttcctCAATTATAGTTCCAtcatctctaatttttttttggtggattCTCGTTTCTATTGGTTTAATTAATCAATAATGGTTTGCTAAGTTTCACATCACTTTTATTTGTTCCTTTCATCACATATTCTATGTTTTAGTTTGTTTAGTTGATGAATTTCATTTATATCATGAATATGGTTCAGTTGCATTTATCTCAAGTAGGTACTAGTCAATAGCATACAAAACTTTATTACCACTTATAGTTTATGATCAGTTATGACATCATGTGTTTGTTCTTGACTTTTTGTAGACATCTCTTTCTTGCAAGTAGTGAGTGTTTCATGCTTCTCGTGGATTGACTTTTTTTcctctatgtttttttttagctTACTGAGGAGCTTGTTAAGTTGGATGAGAAGCTCAAGTTGACAGAGTCCAGTCTCCAAAACAAAGTATTATTGCTCATAGTCCTTCCTTACCTTAATTACGTTCCACCtttcatatttaaaaagaaaaagaaaaactctaGTACAAATGATATAAACCGTATTTTCAGAATCTAGAAATCAAGAAGATCAATGAGGAGAAAAAAGCATCAATGGCTGCTCAGTTTGCTGCGGAAGCCACCTTAAGAAGGGTCCACGCTGCGCAAAAGGATGATGACATGCCTCCAATTGAAGCCATCCTTGCTCCTTTAGAAGCTGAACTTAAGCTTGCACGTTCAGaggtttttctattttttttttttacaattgcTTGCTCTCTGCCTCTGTATGAGAGgatattgaaaatttaatcaAGCCACTGATCAAAACTGCTTTGTTTCTGAATAGATTGGGAAGCTTCAAGAAGACAACAGAGCTTTGGATCGTCTGACTAAGTCAAAGGAAGCTGCCTTACTTGATGCTGAGAGGACCGTTGAAGGTGCCCTTGCAAAAGCAGCCTTGGTTGATGATCTTCAAAACAAGAACCAAGAGTTAATGAAACAAATAGAAATCTGTCAGGTTATTATCATCTTAATTCTTTATGTATTCTTTATAACCTACACATCACATTCGTCTACCAATagtatatgattattttattatgtttgaaGGAAGAAAACAAGATTCTAGACAAAATGCACAGGCAAAAGGTTGCTGACGTGGAAAAGCTCACTCAGACAGTAAAAGAGCTTGAAGAGGCTGTTCTTGCAGGTGGTGCTGCTGCAAACGCTGTGAGGGACTACCAGAGGAAGTTCCAAGAGATGAATGTAAACTAAACCACACTTCACAATgtctttaaatttctttgtcACAACAATTCAATTTTGCTGTGTATTTTTTCAGGAAGAGAGGAAAACTCTTGACAGGGAGCTTGCAAGGGCAAAGGTTACAGCGAACAGAGTTGCAACTGTGGTAGCAAATGAGTGGAAAGATGGTAATGGTAAAGTGATGCCTGTGAAGCAATGGCTTGAAGAAAGAAGGTTTCTACAGGTTTAATGATGCCCCCTCCCCCTCCCCCTCCCTCTCCTAGATTCTTTGCAGTGAGCAAAGTCACAACCATGTCAACGTTCTCTAACTCCTTGCAGGGAGAAATGCAGCAACTTCGAGATAAGCTTGCCATAACAGACCGAGCTGCTAAATCCGAAGCACAGTTAAAAGTAAATGATCTTATGAATTAGTCAAGCTTCTCTCAGTTGATCTTGTTAAAGTATCTGTTTGTGCAGGAAAAGTTTCAAATGCGGCTTAAAGTGCTTGAGGAGACACTTAAAGGAACTTCAAGCAGCAGCATCAAGAACACGTCCGAGTCAAGGACCATGAGTAACGGACCCTCTCGCAGACAGTCGCTTGGTGGATCTCCATCAAACGGTGCATTGTCAAAGAAAGCTCCAGTGCTGAAGAATGCTAAAGGAACATCTAGGTCATTTGATGGAGGTACAAGATCCTTGGACAGGGGAAAAGCACTCTTGAACGGACCTGGGAACTATTCTTTCAACAAGGCTTGTGATGATGACTCTAAGGAACCAGAGTCAGCTAATGGGTGGAAAGAGAGTTCAGAGGAAAAGACACAAAGTGAAAACACTCCAGCAGCATCAACAGAGGATAGTGTCCCAGGTGTTTTGTATGATTTGCTGCAGAAAGAAGTAGTTTCTTTGAGGAAAGCTTCCCATGAGAAGGATCAAAGTCTCAAAGACAAGGATGATGCCATCGAGGTAGATGTACTTACTGTTATGTGCATAATGAATCTTTTGTATGATataatttgatgtttttttgtaGATGCTTGCAAAGAAGGTGGAGACATTGACTAAGGCGATGGAAGTTGAAGCGAAGAAAATGAGAAGGGAAGTAGCTGCGATGGAGAAAGAAGTTGCTGCAATGCGTGTGGAGAAGGATCAGGATAACAGAGCCAAAAGGTTTTCAAATATCAAGAACTCATCCAACACCGCTCAGATTCTTGCTGGAAGGTATATCTATAATCTATAGTTAAAGAGTGACTGATTAGGTAGTTTGGTAGTAAAACTGAACTTGGAGTTTGGATCTGCGCAGAGCTGCTGGACGAAGCGACTGAACCAAGATAAGTACACAGTGAGCATGAAGGTTCCAGAAATAACAAGTAAAAGAATCTTATAGGCTCTTGTTATTAAGTTGTTTAGCCGttatatatcttcttctttcacttgctttttactttttgtgtgtttaagtTATACCTCATGTGGTTTATTGTATCACCATACAGATTAGCATGCTGATAAACCCATCCTCACACCTCTATATAACCCAGTAAAGAGAGAAGAGTTTGTGAGGTTTAAACTGGTTAGAGGGAGGAGATAAATGTTGACATTTTTGGATAACATTTTCATCCCTTTTCCGGAAGTTAGTTTGTGTTTGGGTGTGTATAGGTTAGAGAGCTTTTTTATTGCCTtctctagagagagagagagtttgtgtacCTCTGATTCCTTATTTGTTTGTACACTACTTTAGTCTTTGTGTGATCATTCGTTTGTATGTTTGGGTTTTGctaatatattgatttttataaatgccTCTCTATTCATCATATCTTGAAAGC from Raphanus sativus cultivar WK10039 chromosome 8, ASM80110v3, whole genome shotgun sequence includes:
- the LOC108819289 gene encoding microtubule-associated protein 70-2 is translated as MSDVSGDGDVSATVTEQSAQLAALYPSLTVSASYKESGGGKSSSKRRPIRTNLDDVAADNEFITQLHGSDPVKVELNRLENEVRDKDRELGEAHAEIKALRLSERQREKAVEELTEELVKLDEKLKLTESSLQNKNLEIKKINEEKKASMAAQFAAEATLRRVHAAQKDDDMPPIEAILAPLEAELKLARSEIGKLQEDNRALDRLTKSKEAALLDAERTVEGALAKAALVDDLQNKNQELMKQIEICQEENKILDKMHRQKVADVEKLTQTVKELEEAVLAGGAAANAVRDYQRKFQEMNEERKTLDRELARAKVTANRVATVVANEWKDGNGKVMPVKQWLEERRFLQGEMQQLRDKLAITDRAAKSEAQLKEKFQMRLKVLEETLKGTSSSSIKNTSESRTMSNGPSRRQSLGGSPSNGALSKKAPVLKNAKGTSRSFDGGTRSLDRGKALLNGPGNYSFNKACDDDSKEPESANGWKESSEEKTQSENTPAASTEDSVPGVLYDLLQKEVVSLRKASHEKDQSLKDKDDAIEMLAKKVETLTKAMEVEAKKMRREVAAMEKEVAAMRVEKDQDNRAKRFSNIKNSSNTAQILAGRAAGRSD